In Capsicum annuum cultivar UCD-10X-F1 chromosome 8, UCD10Xv1.1, whole genome shotgun sequence, the genomic window aacaTCAGATCTTTCATAAGAaagatagcactctgactgtcgcaaaagaccgtagtaatctgtacgtctttgctaagttcaccaaacagaCCCCTCAATCAAATAGCTTTCTTGAAAGCCTCTATAATAGCCatgtactctgcctcagtagttgacaaagcaaccatAGTCTAtaaggtagctttccaactaatagaACAACCACCAATGATAAAAATATAGCCTGTTATAAGGGACctccttttatcatgatctcctgcaaaatcagaatcaacatacccgattACATCATCTCTATTTcgcccaaactgcaaacaaacatcagcagTTCCATGCAAGTATCCGAAAATCCATTGCTTTCTAATGTTAATTGCTAGGATTTGCCATGTATCTGCTAACTGTACTGATGGCATAAGATAAATATGATCGGGAATACACCATCACATACATAAAAGACCCGATGGCACAAGAGTATGGAACTTGAGACATATAGTCATGCTCATCATCAATTTTTGGAGACAAAGTGgccgagagtttgaagtgagctgccaatggagtactTAAAGGTTTgacattttgcatattgaacctatgaaacactttctcaatataccttttctgaCTCAAATATAACTTACACTTTTCTCTATCCCGCATAATTTtcatgccaagaatcttctttgctgctcctagatccttcatctcaaactTCTTACTGAGCTGGGCTTtcacttttattatctctctcatatcctttgctgcaatcagcatatcatccacatacaagagaagatacatgaatgaaccatcacttacatccttgaagtagacacaactatcatagcTGCTCCTCTGAAACATATGCGAGGTCATAatagagtcaaacctcttataccactgcctGGGCGACTCCTTTAAGCCATAAAAAGACTTTTTCAACAAGCATACAGAGTCCTcctttcctgagactacaaaaccctctggttgctgcatatagatgtcctcctcaagctctccatgtaagaatgcaattttgacatccaactgctcaagctcaagattatgcatggccaAATACCAAGCAATGCTCGAAtcaaactatgctttacaactggagaaaacacatctgtgaagtcaatGCCTAGAacctgactgtaacctttagcaactagtcttgctttgtacctagcatcttcaactctcgatgttccttctttcattttgaatacccacttgcaacggacaattttcttatctttaggcaatctcaccaaatcccatgtgtcattcttatgaagtgattccatctcctcCTACATAGCAATCATCCATGGGTcgaaatcatcacaactaactgcctctgagtaagaagaaaAATCTTCATCggaatcaataccttctgctacacTCAATGCATAAGTAACCAAATCAGCTTCAGcatacttctgaggaggtctaatatctcttctaggcctgtctttagcaatagaatattgtggcGCCACTGGTGGTGATGAAGAAATAGTACTACTCTATATCTCCAGactagactgagaagtaggcaccGGTGTAGACTCTGCTCCAATTTGTAATTCAACGTAGGTGCTTGACTGTTGCTGATTCATGCCACTATACTCATTTAGAGGCAAAGCACTAGATTCGAAGGGATACCGAAGCATGacaattttatcaaacataacaTCTCTGCTAATTATAATATTTCTAGTTTCTGGACACTAAAGCTTATACACcagcttataacccataaataagcacttgacagGTCTgggttccaactttccattatcaacatgagcataagCAAAACATCTAAATATCttcaaatcagaataactagtaGGAGTACCAGACCACACCTCTTgtagagtctttttatcaatTGCAACTGAGGGAGAgcggttaataagaagacaagtcGCGAAAGCAGCTTCGATCCAAAAGTacttgggtaaaccagcattagaTAGCATACAACGCACCTTCTttattatagtcctattcattcattCGGCCACACCATTCTGCGACGGAGTATGACGAActgtcaagtgcctcacaatttCTTCTGACTTGCacaaagcattaaattcattagcacagaactctaaaccattatcagtccGAAAGCGTTTTACCTGTTTCCCTGTCtgcttttctttgtttttcaatCTTAATCTTtcactccttgaaagtaggcaacacgTCATTTTTTTGCTTCAGAAAGAACACCCAATTttttctggaatagtcatcaataatagtcaacaattAATTAgcacctcctctagaaggtactctagcaggaccccagagatcagaatgaatgtaatcaagtgtgcccttagttgagtgtatgcctttagtgaatctgactctctcCTGCTTCCCAAAAATGCAGTGCTCACAGAACTCTGATTTGGTAATAATCTGCCCATCAAGAAGTCTTCTCTTGCTTAGTTCAGCCATGccgttttcactcatatgccccaggCGCATATGCCAAACTTTAGCAACGTCACTTTCTGATAGAGAAGAGGTAGAAACAGCTGCATCACCTATAATTGTAAAGCCTTGAAAGACATACAAATTTGCAAACTTTCTTtgtcccttcatcacaacaagtgcacctttagtaaccttcaagACTCCATCTTCACCAGTGTACCTACAACTGTTTGAATAAAGGGTACTCAAGAGAATAAGATTTCTCTTTAGGTCTGGGATATACCGCACATCACCGAGTGTCCTCACAACCCCCTCAAACATCTTGATCCTGGTTGTTCTAATACCAGCTATCTTAGAAGGTGTGTTATTTTCCATCAACACATCACCTTTAGAGACTATTTGATATGTTGTAAATCAATCCCAATTGTGACACATATGAAACGTGGAAGCTAAATCAAGAATCCAATActcacagggtttggagttaccatcaaaaaataccaagagttctccatcactgTCGCATCTTCCACAAAACTGGCTTCACCGGACTTCTCTAGTTGATTTTCCTTCGattttggagcttctcttttctctctattctgtaGCTTCCAAGACTCGGATTTGATATGGCCCTTCTTCTTGCAGTATTTAtaggttttgtttctatttttggatttggACCTAAACCTATCATCACCCCCAGAATTCCTCTCACGAGTCGTTTCTCGAATAATGAGACCATCTCCTGGAGTCTCCAacccattcacaagatgcttcatcttttccttagagaacaacgcatcatagacttcatctatgGTCAGGGTATCATGACTATATAAAATCGTATCCCTAAAGGTCGTGTATGATGCAGACAacgaacacaacaaaatcaaccctaaatcttcctcatcgtacttaacctccaAAGTCTTTAAATCAAAGACGATTTCTTTAAAGATAGATAGGTGATCTTCCAAAGACTTACCCTCAGACATACGATGGGAATAAAGTCGCTGTTTGAGATAcaacttacttgttaggctctTCGTCATGCATAAAAATTTCAGTTTCAACCACAACGCAAAAgcagtggtctccttcaaaacatcctgtGGAATTTAGAACCCCTTGATTCCAAAAAAGATTAGAATTCAGAATTCATGTACTTCAAATTCTAAATTCTTCTCTAAAAAAAGATATTCACACAAATGTATACACCGACCTAGTAAGAGTTGAATGTAATTTTTTCGTCCTTAGTAAGAACTTCCAAAGATGGTGTACTGGGTCGCAAATCGTAATGTCATGGGTCACAATTCATTAAATCAATCCCCACACATACACTCGAGTTTTATGATAAACAATCCAACATGGAGATGCCATATTAGTTGGTCGGTTTATAATATAATGTGGAGTAGTGTACCATATTAGACATCATAGATTAGAAATATGAGAGCTAAAATAGGAAGTTTCCTGGAAATATACTacttatgtattagtattgaattTCACCActtcaaatttattcaatttaaggaTAAAGATATCGTATCATGTATTGTGATCAGCAAAGGTTCCAAGCTAGCAACAATAATAGGTCTACTAGACCCACACAGCGCATGTCTATTCAGCTAATTATAAATCTCAAGCATCAACATATGAAATATCGGAAAGTGGCTTACCTTATATTATACAACTATTGTGTACCTAGATCAAATAATCAACTACGATAGAAACTAATTAATACGCTTTTCCAACTAAGTTAAGATCGATTATATAAACGGTAGTAGTACTTCCCAGGAAgatattttgtttaaatttatccCAGGAATTACAAAATGGAAATAGAACATAAAGTATACATACTTGGATCAAATATCGACGTTGTACCTATTTGCTTACATATCCTGTTAATTATTAAGAGCTAGCAGCTGGACGTATGAGATCAAGTGTAAAAATGTAAATTGACAGCACCAGACAGATTAATGATTTGAAGCTTCTTGGTTCCTAACACGATCTCTCAAGTTAATAGGTTCGCTGTCAAATATTTGTTAGATTCTGATGTATAACAAAGTCTATAGGTAAAAGCTATTAAGTTCATCGGAGTTCATAAATGTTCCTCCAGATCCAATCGGAGCTCATAAATGTTCCTCCAGATCAAACTTGGTTTATAACAAGATCACTACATGTTTCAACACCAAATAATGTTGTGATTTGGTAGTGGATTCAAGTTTAAATCCTAGGAACGGAAACTtttgattgagaaatattttaCCTTCAAAGACTTTCTGGTGCAAATTCAAATTAATCATGCCTGATATCATATACCGCACAATTAATACTGCATTTCTTGTTCAATAAATCAAATTTGTGTTAATTAGGTTAATAGACCATAAACTAATGGAGCAAACCTTTGCATCAACGtgctgaaaattatattattgcaATTCCTCTGACTGTAGATTGCTACAAGTGTAATAATCTTGCATCAATTTTGAGCAGTGTAGTTGCAAGTGGATTGCAATTCAAACGGAACGTTACCAAATTCAATATGCTCAATTGGATTTAAAAATTGTTGGGTTCAATGtgtgtgtgaatgaaaaatggagggaaataGAGTCACTTAAATGGACAGTGTACTCAaggttcactaattctcccacattgttGGAAGAAGGAAACTTTTAAGTGTTTttaataaggaacacttactccacttTAATAGTAAAgtaagaacaaggtggtgccttgTATTGTCGTTGCCGTTGCTTGCTTTGCTCGTTTTCAAATTTGGATCGATCGATGAGACCTATATTTTTACTTGCTTTGCTCGTTTTCAAATTTGGATCGATCGATGAGACCTATATTTTTAGACGAATTTTATTTGAGACTTGTTTTataagtgaaattttaatccaaaaatctgataaaattatttttctccaagtgcAGGCGCATCTCTAATGCCATGCAAACGTATGCGCAACGCATCTCGAAGGAATGCAATCCTTCGAGGCAAAAGGCACACTGGTTCGCACAATAGCGTGACCTACGGGCGCAGATGCAACGCAGGTAGCCACTAAAATTGGACAGTGTCACCTGCGGCGTCAGATCAAGCGCAGGTCCAGCATAGACTGAGCGCAAGTGACACAACTGTACTGAATGTGTCTTTTTGCTGAATCAATGCATCCTTTCGAAAAGACACATTAAAACCTATAAGTACTtgatatattcctcaggtatagacatgatttttgacaGAAAAACACTCTTTGTATCTTCCAAAACTCCTTGTCATCATTAGCTGTTGAGTGATGGAGAAAAATTCCATagcctcgggtacagtgaggggaattatttcttaAGGATACTCCGTGAAGTCGGAGGCcttggctttacatttctgtttcatcttatttctaaaaaataacacacttcttggatagattatttttaatcttgtatTGAAGGTGTTAAGTAACTTCGCAGGTGTTCTTgttttgagacttgaacttgtgttgaagttattttgCCTACGTACAGATTCTTGTATccgaaaacatagaaaataacaaaaattaatatAGAAAAATACAGATATACTGAGAGATAATTGAATTGAAAATGACAATCAAATAATTAATTAGTAGATTGAGATACATTCACTTCTCTCACAGGGTGCTTAACAACACCACTGCAAGGAAAAAATTTCCAACCAACCCATAAAAAGACACAACTAATATCCATGTGATTCCTAGGTCAGGGTTAGAGGAAGGccacaaaaagaaataaaagaagtgaagaaagatgtttgaaaaaagagaagcaaaaaaAACATTAAATTGCTTCATCTTGAACACATCTTTCTTCAATACTCTAAAATTAACCCTTAAACCTACTATTCACACTTTTTATTCTAGTCAAATAATACTTTACTATCTCAGCATGGAAGTGAGTGATTGGAAAATGAATTCTTCACATGGAATGGTGATGCCCATGTTGTGACCAAAGCCAAATTCTTCCTCAGAGCAACGAAGAAGGCATTGAAACTCAGGATGACTCAAGAAAGAAATAGGTACGATGTATCGAGTTCTGTTCTTTCCAACATAAACTGCAAAATGTCCTTTTGGTACGTCGACTGGAAGGTGGACTTCGTCAGCGTAGCCGTGCTTCTTAACCAAACTagaacactttttcaaaatttgcTTCAAAAGTACAACTTGTGGGAGCTTGTTTGATTTTGCGATGGCCATTTTGGTAtatgttttcttgaagaaaaattgagagCTTTTTGTAAGAAAAAGAAAGGCTGATATTTCTTTTTTGCTTTGAGAGAAGATGATGGTGTTTGGAATGGAGGAATGTGAAGCTATTTATGAAtcagtatttttttttactttttttgtttgtttgtgaGGTGTGTAGTTGGATGTGGGGTTTGTGGATTATAGAGAGTAGGACAAAGTGGGGGCCAAAGCCCATAGGTATTGCGGTTCGATGTTGGTTTTCCTAGTGGCAAAGTGGACCCTTTTATTTCCACTGGGCTGCAATTTCACCTACTTAGGATCAATTTTACCGTATCACTAATTATAATTTGTTCGATTTACATAGTTTAGAGCATCTAagtaatttgaaaaaaatgggGAAAGGACAAATCCCCTAAAACTACAAAGTTATTTCATACGATAGCAAAATgtttaattttcaatttatagTCGCATTTATTGAACAAATAGCCACCAACTTTGGTAAGCTTCTTccgcttcttcttctttttatttttgttttttataattatcattttactttcttttttttgtagCTTTTATTCTAGTTTCATTTTTCCTGTTGGTTTAgtacaaaagaaaaatcaaatataaatttatagtTATTCTTTTCTAGCTAgttgatgatgctattttattttatttttatgtttttatataataatgatataatttgtATACACCATAAAAGATACTATATTTTGTACAATAACTTTACAGTTTATATACCAATTCTATATgacaattacataatttctataaattcTATACAATCTTTACTTGTAATTATTGTATATATACTTGCACAGATTTCCtctgtaaaaggtgtatttatgtggtatatatactgtatcagtatggtataaaagtgtatcaatccagtataagagagtatcaattgggtatatgAACACTGTATATGCATGCATAGGTTTCCCTTCTCTCTTGTTATAAAAGTGCGTCGTTGTGGtataaaagaaaatcaattgGGTAcagggactgcatgtgcttgcataatttttttttttctcttttttaaaaagtgtattgatatagtataaaaatgtatcaaagtgtattaattgagtatagagac contains:
- the LOC107840500 gene encoding auxin-responsive protein SAUR50; its protein translation is MAIAKSNKLPQVVLLKQILKKCSSLVKKHGYADEVHLPVDVPKGHFAVYVGKNRTRYIVPISFLSHPEFQCLLRCSEEEFGFGHNMGITIPCEEFIFQSLTSMLR